A genomic window from Cyprinus carpio isolate SPL01 chromosome B9, ASM1834038v1, whole genome shotgun sequence includes:
- the LOC109060345 gene encoding protein mono-ADP-ribosyltransferase PARP4-like yields MTVFENCTVVLDVKNVPFKEKNKLRLALLENGGNISYVINKECSFVVTSNVNDLSSNRQRSIQKLQVPVVGAQYVWSCLDQGHLLPLTEHNLTPQLPCPTSEFLPPSEIKVSTHILGKETFKGHPELPKTEAEILEKGGPRPGRFRVYKEGDRDLPEFSSYFQVAKYSVFERVKPKTLSVLELQSAKGRAGQRYRVMCSVLREAETAVVQDKLVFCVTSEDAVEAYLQLMKEMETEGFTKTHTLPPEVERLASYSLQQLLLEEKLNCSTLSQEVGVFVELVWTEALGSLNNILTVPVSRISLNDVSRVEGLLLQAQKTEKEDEVKALLEEVNNLLPLRMIDPPSKHKLVSQKLDLCQLIRDIVNVSEATLGSPSPSSLGKYRALRCSIEVVSPQNPEFHVVSQLLQDRPVQIQQILRVSRGVELQLFMEDLGNIKPLLHSSSPSSFVGILSRGLLLPRVGVEQHGIERTDIGNLGGGIYFSDSLKTSVKYSKPSVTDGSRLLLVCEVALGRCKDLLKKDTTLTRAPDGYHSVHGVQRTPNRLSEFEDDEFVVYNTEQIRLKYVVQYSLAGDELKEFQPQINTQLPDTTPDILSSDDNEGLESTKNPLEEMNAGLLDSSGQKLPLQAVNVRCKLMDLLCQVIIFQTYTNQSAVPIEAKYVFPLEETAAVCGFEAFINGKHVIGKVKEKEQARKEYKQAIEKGHGAYLMDQDAPDVFTISVGNLPPGATVLIKVTFITELVVRSGSIIFSLSGTVAPWQQRDTLNQTTQATVEKIGVTELQSEGEFSLSMSIEMPYEIINLSSSHRIKTKRTDCKAVISTLPGQTLGSEGLQVSFSLSNIHMPRMWVENHPDKDSQACMLVFYPDFKSSGVSSSGGLSSVNDVVILLDSSKSMRGDAMLNARRIALQVLKSLDRSLKINIISFSTDYKEAFPAPVPLDEASEAARKFILSCSGSGGSTDLWRPLRILSLLPPCRGVRNILLLSDGHVQNQPLTLQLVRENSCHTRLFTCGLSLTANRHMLRALAQAGGGTYEYFDTKMKHTWTEKVRAQVQRMESPGCRSVAVKWQQFNPTAPLPVQAPSQLHALFSDCHTLVYGFVPHCTQATLFGDLSGQEIKTMVSTTELQKTKGTFLHKLTARAIIRDYEDGILANSEAEHEGKKAELKSYIIELSKEFSILSQFTSFVAIEKREQNELDTGFTDIPKIISEEDVDILPYMGWNEEKLKAVHISSSEDDDVWTESEGWLSSSTSEDLLGSACVAADFDDDLEDEYENIDKFRKKTSPVCGSPLPRSIGSWRPSRFEGSTNAFRGSLTKSSKAAPRPVAARQYEIPEEDLCKARKGSFSRRPLLGSVSMSDRLPRPAAYQVTTCMSPPPPPQRGAAYISDRPPRPAAYQVTTCMPPPPPPQRGAAYMSDRLPRPAASQVTTCMPPPPSVESLSSIRRTLPPSADAMKSRTGILNKRCFIECLCLLLSYEVSCSDLLSFESVGFRGDGLDSLTKMSPVFCPMSSIVSSATEFATELYASTPSFYADSPHPPRLASKQFMSMTPSPASPPAISRRVGAFYSGSRADALPEVSAPPSAAASRDFCFLKSRNKRSSAPGAQRMGRKQVLLQKVEKPKSKPDTVAWNELFELQHEDGYWECTDRLSSFLNLDVDFFANVFLQEKGICSLGNMVFYMPVVGLIHIAAYSQQELPV; encoded by the exons ATGACAGTGTTTGAAAACTGTACTGTGGTGTTAGATGTGAAAAATGTGCCTTTTAAAGAGAAGAATAAACTGAGATTAGCTCTTCTGGAGAATGGAGGAAACATCTCATATGTCATCAACAAAGAG TGCTCTTTTGTAGTCACTAGCAATGTGAATGATCTGAGCAGTAACCGGCAGCGCAGCATCCAGAAGCTGCAGGTCCCAGTGGTCGGGGCGCAGTATGTGTGGAGCTGTCTGGACCAAGGGCATCTCCTGCCTTTGACGGAGCATAATTTGACCCCACAGCTGCCGTGTCCCACCTCTGAATTCCTCCCTCCTTCAG AGATAAAAGTGTCAACACACATACTAGGAAAAGAGACATTCAAAGGTCACCCTGAACTCCCAAAGACTGAAGCTGAGATTCTTGAGAAGGGTGGGCCCCGTCCTGGAAGGTTCAG AGTTTACAAAGAAGGTGACCGTGACCTGCCTgaattttcttcatattttcaaGTGGCTAAGTATTCAGTTTTTGAGAGG GTCAAACCCAAGACTTTGTCCGTTCTGGAGCTGCAGAGTGCCAAAGGCCGAGCAGGCCAGCGGTATCGTGTCATGTGTTCAGTCTTGCGTGAAGCTGAG ACCGCAGTGGTTCAGGACAAGCTTGTGTTCTGTGTGACGTCTGAAGATGCTGTGGAAGCTTATCTGCAGCTGATGAAGGAGATGGAGACAGAGGGattcacaaagacacacacacttcccCCTGAGGTTGAGCGCTTGGCATCCTACAGCCTGCAGCAG CTGCTATTGGAGGAGAAGTTGAACTGCAGCACATTGTCACAGGAAGTTGGTGTCTTTGTGGAGCTGGTTTGGACTGAAGCTCTCGGTTCCCTTAATAACATCCTGACAGTCCCTGTCTCCAGAATCAGCCTCAATGAT GTGAGCAGGGTGGAGGGATTGTTACTGCAGGCACAAAAGACTGAAAAAGAGGATGAAGTCAAAGCCCTGCTAGAGGAGGTCAACAATCTTCTACCCCTCAGAATGATCGACCCTCCTTCCAAACACAAGCTCGTGTCTCAAAAACTAGACCTTTGTCAG CTGATCAGAGATATTGTAAATGTGAGTGAGGCCACTCTGGGAAGCCCCTCACCCTCGTCTCTGGGAAAGTATCGAGCTCTGAGATGCAGCATTGAGGTTGTTTCACCACAAAACCCTGAGTTTCATGTTGTCTCTCAACTGCTTCAGGACAG GCCTGTTCAGATTCAGCAGATACTGCGTGTCAGCAGAGGGGTGGAGCTTCAGTTGTTTATGGAGGATTTAGGCAACATTAAACCCCTCCTCCACTCTTCTAGTCCCAGCAGTTTTGTTGGAATACTGTCACG AGGTCTGCTGCTGCCAAGGGTTGGAGTCGAACAGCATGGAATTGAGAGAACGGATATCGGGAATCTTGGAGGAGGAATCTACTTCAGTGACTCTCTGAA GACTAGTGTGAAATACTCCAAGCCCAGTGTGACTGACGGCTCTCGGCTGCTGCTGGTGTGTGAAGTGGCACTGGGTCGGTGTAAGGACCTGCTGAAGAAAGACACCACTTTAACTCGTGCTCCTGACGGCTACCACAGTGTACATGGAGTCCAGCGTACTCCCAACAGACTCTCTGAATTTGAG GATGATGAGTTTGTCGTCTATAACACAGAGCAGATCAGACTGAAGTATGTTGTGCAGTACAGTCTGGCGGGAGACGAGTTAAAAGAGTTTCAGCCTCAAATCAACACTCAGCTCCCGGACACAACCCCTGATATCT TGTCCAGTGATGACAATGAGGGTTTGGAGTCCACTAAGAATCCTCTGGAGGAGATGAACGCAGGATTGCTGGACAGCAGTGGTCAGAAACTTCCTCTACAGGCTGTCAATGTGAGGTGCAAGCTGATGGACCTGCTGTGTCAG GTCATCATATTTCAGACCTACACAAACCAGAGTGCTGTTCCCATTGAGGCGAAGTATGTCTTTCCACTGGAGGAGACGGCAGCAGTGTGTGGATTTGAAGCCTTTATCAATGGAAAACACGTCATTGGAAAG GTAAAGGAAAAGGAGCAGGCTCGTAAGGAGTACAAGCAAGCCATAGAAAAAGGTCATGGAGCCTACCTGATGGACCAGGATGCACCT GATGTATTTACTATCAGTGTGGGGAATCTTCCTCCTGGAGCTACAGTTTTGATCAAGGTGACGTTCATCACTGAGCTGGTGGTCAGATCTGGCTCTATAATCTTCTCACTGTCTGGCACCGTGGCACCATGGCAACAGAGAGACACCCTTAATCAGACAACTCAG GCCACTGTTGAAAAGATTGGTGTGACGGAGCTTCAGTCAGAGGG gGAGTTTTCTCTGTCTATGTCCATTGAAATGCCTTATGAGATCATCAACTTGAGCTCTTCACACCGCATCAAAACCAAG AGGACAGACTGTAAGGCAGTGATCAGCACGTTACCGGGACAGACTCTGGGATCTGAAGGGTTACAGGTGTCCTTCAGTCTTTCTAATATCCACATGCCCAGGATGTGGGTCGAGAACCATCCGGATAAAGATAGTCAG GCCTGCATGCTGGTGTTTTATCCTGACTTCAAGTCAAGTGGGGTGTCCAGCTCTGGAGGCCTGTCCAGTGTGAACGATGTGGTCATTCTTCTGGACTCCTCCAAGTCCATGCGGGGAGACGCCATGCTGAACGCCCGCAGGATTGCCCTTCAAGTCCTCAAATCTCTGGACCGCTCGCTGAAGATCAACATCATCTCTTTCAGCACTG ATTACAAGGAAGCTTTTCCTGCACCAGTGCCTTTAGATGAGGCATCTGAAGCAGCcagaaaatttattttg TCGTGTAGTGGCTCTGGTGGCAGCACTGATCTGTGGAGGCCTCTCCGGATCCTGAGTCTGCTGCCTCCCTGCCGGGGCGTGAGGAACATCCTGCTGCTCTCTGATGGACATGTTCAAAACCAGCCTCTGACCCTGCAGCTGGTCCGAGAAAACTCCTGCCACACGCGCCTCTTCACCTGCGGACTCAG CTTGACAGCTAATCGTCACATGCTCAGAGCTTTGGCTCAGGCAGGTGGAGGAACATATGAATATTTTGACACAAAGATGAAACACACTTGGACAGAGAAG GTGCGTGCTCAGGTTCAGCGTATGGAGTCTCCAGGCTGCAGATCAGTGGCAGTGAAGTGGCAGCAGTTTAATCCCACAGCACCACTTCCTGTTCAAGCCCCCTCACAGCTTCATGCTCTCTTCAGTGACTGTCACACTCTCGTATACGGATTTGTGCCACACTGCACTCAG GCCACACTGTTCGGTGATTTGAGTGGACAAGAGATTAAAACAATGGTGTCCACCACAGAGCTACAAAAGACAAAGGGAACT ttccTTCACAAGTTAACAGCAAGAGCAATCATCAGAGACTATGAAGATGGCATTCTAGCTAACAGTGAGGCAGAACACGAG GGGAAGAAAGCAGAGCTAAAGTCTTACATCATTGAGCTCAGTAAAGAGTTCTCCATCTTATCCCAGTTCACAAGCTTTGTCGCCATTGAAAAGAGG GAGCAGAATGAGCTTGACACTGGATTCACAGATATTCCTAAAATCATATCAGAGGAAGATGTGGATATTTTGCCATATATGGGCTGGAATGAAGAGAAGCTGAAGGCTGTGCATATTAGTAGTTCTGAAGATGATGATGTATGG acggAATCAGAGGGATGGCTCAGTAGCTCCACATCTGAAGATCTCCTGGGTTCTGCTTGTGTAGCAGCTGATTTTGATGATGATTTAGaggatgaatatgaaaatattgataagtttagaaaaaaaacatctccaGTTTGCGGTTCTCCTTTGCCTAGATCCATTGGCTCCTGGCGTCCTTCACGTTTTGAAGGTAGCACTAATGCTTTCAGAGGCTCTCTGACAAAATCATCAAAGGCTGCTCCCAGGCCTGTAGCCGCTCGTCAATATGAAATACCAGAGGAAGATCTCTGCAAGGCTAGAAAGGGTTCTTTTTCTCGTCGTCCTTTACTTGGTAGTGTCTCCATGAGTGACAGGCTTCCCCGTCCAGCTGCCTACCAGGTCACCACCTGtatgtctcctcctcctcctcctcaacgTGGTGCTGCCTACATTAGTGACAGGCCTCCCCGTCCAGCTGCCTACCAGGTCACCACCTGtatgcctcctcctcctcctcctcaacgTGGTGCTGCCTATATGAGTGACAGGCTTCCCCGTCCAGCTGCCTCCCAGGTCACCACCTGTATGCCTCCTCCTCCCTCAGTGGAATCTCTCTCCAGTATTCGCCGGACTTTACCTCCTTCTGCTGATGCCATGAAGTCCAGAACTGGCATCTTGAACAAAAGGTGTTTTATTGAGTGTCTCTGCCTACTTTTGTCATATGAGGTTAGTTGCTCTGATCTTCTTAGTTTTGAATCAGTGGGTTTCAGAGGAGACGGCCTTGATTCCCTTACAAAAATGTCTCCAGTATTTTGCCCCATGAGTTCAATCGTTTCCTCTGCCACAGAGTTTGCCACTGAGCTTTATGCCTCAACTCCTTCTTTCTATGCAGATAGTCCTCATCCTCCTCGTCTCGCATCTAAGCAATTCATGTCCATGACTCCAAGCCCTGCTTCCCCTCCTGCTATTTCTCGCAGGGTGGGCGCTTTTTACAGTGGGAGCAGGGCTGATGCTCTACCTGAAGTGTCTGCACCACCCTCTGCCGCTGCATCTCGTGACTTTTGTTTCCTCAAAAGTAGGAATAAGCGTTCCTCAGCCCCTGGAGCACAGCGAATGGGACGGAAACAAGTACTCCTCCAAAAAGTGGAAAAACCAAAAAGCAAACCAGACACAGTGGCCTGGAATGAGCTGTTTGAGCTTCAGCATGAG GATGGATACTGGGAGTGCACTGACAGGCTGAGCAGCTTCCTTAACCTGGACGTAGACTTTTTTGCAAACGTCTTCCTTCAAGAGAAAGGCATCTGTTCCTTAGGTAACATGGTTTTTTACATGCCTGTTGTTGGTCTTATCCATATTGCAGCTTATTCTCAGCAAGAACTGCCTGTTTAG